From Sphingobium sp. RAC03, a single genomic window includes:
- a CDS encoding ABC transporter ATP-binding protein, whose product MTDSPPPAPPPAIAIRNLTKVYKGGKRALDGINLSIPRGQIYGLLGPNGAGKSTTINILAGMVNKTAGSVSIWGFDIDANPRNAKNSIGIVPQEIVFDPFFTPFETLENQAGFYGVPKDKRRSMELLRAVHLEDKATAYARTLSGGMKRRLLVAKAMVHSPPILVLDEPTAGVDVQLRQQLWEYVRELNALGVTIVLTTHYLEEAEQLCDRIGIINHGQLITDKPTRELLAMAQEKVVQVTVDRDVTLVPDAPCFEKIELTGERTLTITYLKDRANAGQILSAVQASGLAIVDVVTRDPDLEDVFLNLTAAAA is encoded by the coding sequence ATGACCGACAGCCCGCCCCCCGCCCCACCCCCCGCGATCGCCATTCGCAACCTCACCAAAGTCTATAAGGGCGGCAAGCGCGCGCTGGACGGGATCAACCTGTCGATCCCGCGCGGACAGATATACGGGCTGCTCGGCCCCAATGGCGCGGGCAAGTCGACCACGATCAACATCTTGGCCGGGATGGTGAACAAGACCGCAGGGTCGGTCAGCATCTGGGGCTTCGACATCGACGCCAATCCGCGCAATGCGAAGAACAGCATCGGCATCGTGCCGCAAGAAATCGTGTTCGATCCCTTCTTCACGCCGTTCGAGACGCTGGAGAATCAGGCGGGCTTCTATGGCGTGCCCAAGGACAAGCGCCGGTCGATGGAATTGCTGCGCGCCGTCCATCTGGAGGACAAGGCCACCGCCTATGCCCGCACGCTGTCGGGCGGCATGAAGCGCCGCCTGCTGGTGGCCAAGGCGATGGTGCATAGCCCGCCAATCCTGGTGCTGGACGAACCGACCGCAGGCGTTGACGTGCAATTGCGCCAGCAATTGTGGGAATATGTGCGTGAACTCAACGCCCTGGGCGTGACGATCGTGCTGACGACCCATTATCTCGAAGAAGCCGAGCAACTGTGCGACCGCATCGGCATCATCAACCATGGCCAGCTCATCACCGACAAACCCACCCGCGAATTGCTGGCGATGGCGCAGGAAAAGGTGGTGCAGGTCACGGTCGATCGCGACGTGACCCTGGTGCCGGATGCCCCCTGCTTCGAAAAGATCGAACTGACGGGCGAGCGCACGCTGACCATCACCTATCTCAAGGACCGCGCCAATGCGGGCCAGATACTGAGCGCCGTGCAGGCGAGCGGGCTGGCGATCGTCGACGTGGTGACCCGCGACCCGGATTTGGAAGATGTGTTCTTGAATTTGACGGCGGCGGCTGCGTGA
- a CDS encoding CmpA/NrtA family ABC transporter substrate-binding protein codes for MTTGLRIAFLPLTDAAVLVAARERGFAEAEGIALDLVRTTSWATLRDRLVYGQVQAAHMLAPLAVAVTLGLSQQPAALAAPYKLNVNGNMLVMTCDFAAALEPDVAARLADPLGTAHDFAAAIGLWRRKPVIGVVHRFSSHAIMLRYWLASAGVDPDRDVVLRVLPPSLTVEAMQAGEIDGFIAGEPWGSAAVEAGLAEAVAIGERIWRRGVEKVLAFREAWAEENPDMVDRLLRALVRAAAWCDDPANHGDLAGLLAAPAYVDQPADLIARALSGQIVARAGEAPIASPDFMLFAREATPFPWRSQALWIYSQLVRWGMVDHDPAAAAKAGAVFRPDIFRRALADSDVPMPGASMKLEGAVGMPLAVGSRRGELTLGPDRFFDGRVFDPERIEEFLAGFTPLR; via the coding sequence ATGACGACGGGCCTGCGGATCGCCTTCCTGCCACTGACCGATGCGGCCGTGCTGGTCGCGGCGCGCGAGCGGGGCTTTGCGGAGGCCGAGGGCATTGCGCTCGATCTGGTGCGGACGACAAGCTGGGCGACGCTGCGCGACCGGCTGGTCTATGGCCAGGTGCAGGCGGCGCATATGCTGGCCCCGCTGGCGGTTGCGGTGACGCTGGGGCTTAGCCAGCAGCCTGCCGCTTTGGCCGCGCCCTATAAGCTCAACGTCAACGGCAATATGCTGGTGATGACCTGCGATTTCGCCGCTGCGCTGGAACCCGATGTGGCGGCGCGGCTGGCCGATCCGCTGGGGACGGCGCATGATTTTGCCGCCGCGATCGGGCTGTGGCGGCGCAAGCCGGTGATCGGTGTCGTCCATCGTTTTTCCAGCCATGCGATCATGCTGCGCTATTGGCTCGCGAGTGCGGGTGTGGACCCGGATCGCGACGTGGTGCTGCGCGTGCTGCCGCCGTCGCTGACGGTCGAGGCGATGCAGGCGGGCGAGATTGATGGCTTCATCGCGGGTGAACCGTGGGGCAGCGCAGCGGTCGAGGCGGGCCTGGCCGAAGCCGTGGCGATCGGCGAGCGGATCTGGCGGCGGGGCGTCGAGAAGGTGTTGGCGTTTCGCGAGGCGTGGGCGGAGGAAAATCCCGATATGGTCGATCGTCTGCTGCGCGCGCTGGTGCGGGCGGCGGCCTGGTGCGATGATCCCGCCAACCATGGCGATCTGGCCGGGTTGCTGGCGGCGCCTGCCTATGTCGATCAACCCGCCGATCTGATCGCGCGGGCTTTGTCGGGGCAGATCGTCGCGCGGGCGGGTGAAGCGCCGATCGCCAGCCCCGATTTCATGCTGTTCGCGCGTGAGGCGACGCCCTTTCCGTGGCGCAGCCAGGCGCTGTGGATCTATTCGCAACTGGTGCGGTGGGGGATGGTCGATCATGACCCCGCGGCGGCGGCGAAGGCGGGCGCAGTGTTTCGGCCCGACATCTTCCGCCGCGCGCTGGCGGACAGCGATGTGCCGATGCCGGGCGCGAGCATGAAGCTGGAGGGGGCGGTGGGTATGCCGCTGGCGGTCGGGTCGCGCCGCGGCGAGCTGACGTTGGGGCCGGATCGATTCTTCGACGGGCGCGTGTTCGACCCCGAACGGATCGAGGAGTTTCTGGCGGGCTTTACGCCGCTACGTTGA
- a CDS encoding nitrate/nitrite transporter, which yields MATAYWDRDKEGEQPAAAISFWKAGHTPTLVAAFLYFDLAFMVWVLLGPLAPMIAQTLALTPAEKGLMVATPTLMGALLRVVNGLLVDRIGPKMSGAISQLIVIAGLLVAWLMGVSSFEGTLALGVVLGFAGASFAIALPLASRWYPPEHQGKAMGLAGMGNSGTVLAALFAPGLAKLFGWNAVLGLACIPLTIVFVIYMIMAKDAPNAPPPKKMIDYFQPLKQADAWLLMAFYAVTFGGFVGLAASLPIYFTDQFGLTPVMAGYCTAGCVFAGSLVRPIGGALADKIGGVRTLMIVYLIAAIALAGVAFATTLVTALGLFVLAMLALGTGNGSVFQLVPQRFQAEIGVMTGLVGMAGGIGGFYLASSLGFAKQLTGSFSAGFLIFAGLAVVAFIGVALVKARWRATWTSGARI from the coding sequence ATGGCTACCGCTTATTGGGATCGCGACAAGGAGGGTGAACAGCCCGCCGCCGCGATCAGCTTCTGGAAGGCCGGCCACACGCCGACCCTTGTTGCCGCCTTTCTCTATTTCGACCTCGCCTTCATGGTGTGGGTGCTGCTCGGCCCGCTTGCGCCGATGATCGCACAGACATTGGCGCTGACCCCGGCCGAAAAAGGGCTGATGGTCGCCACGCCGACATTGATGGGCGCGCTGCTCCGCGTCGTGAACGGCCTGCTGGTCGACCGGATCGGGCCGAAAATGTCGGGCGCGATCAGCCAGTTGATCGTGATTGCCGGGTTGCTTGTGGCCTGGCTGATGGGGGTCAGCAGCTTTGAAGGCACGCTGGCGCTGGGGGTCGTGCTGGGCTTTGCGGGCGCGAGCTTCGCGATCGCGTTGCCGCTGGCGAGCCGCTGGTATCCGCCTGAGCATCAGGGCAAGGCGATGGGCCTGGCGGGCATGGGCAATTCGGGCACCGTGCTGGCGGCATTGTTCGCGCCGGGGCTGGCCAAATTATTCGGCTGGAACGCGGTGCTGGGCCTCGCCTGCATCCCGCTGACCATCGTGTTCGTCATCTATATGATCATGGCGAAGGACGCGCCCAACGCGCCGCCGCCCAAGAAGATGATCGACTATTTCCAGCCGCTGAAACAGGCCGATGCCTGGTTGCTGATGGCCTTTTATGCGGTGACGTTCGGCGGTTTCGTTGGCCTCGCCGCCAGCCTGCCGATCTACTTTACCGACCAATTCGGCCTGACGCCGGTGATGGCGGGCTATTGCACCGCAGGCTGCGTGTTCGCCGGGTCGCTGGTTCGCCCGATCGGTGGGGCGCTGGCTGACAAGATTGGCGGCGTAAGAACGCTGATGATCGTTTATCTGATTGCCGCGATCGCGCTGGCAGGCGTCGCCTTTGCCACGACGCTGGTGACGGCGCTTGGCCTCTTCGTCCTCGCCATGCTGGCGCTGGGCACGGGCAATGGATCGGTTTTCCAGTTGGTGCCGCAGCGGTTCCAGGCGGAAATCGGCGTGATGACCGGCCTTGTCGGCATGGCAGGCGGGATTGGCGGCTTCTACCTTGCCAGTTCGCTCGGCTTTGCCAAGCAATTGACCGGCAGCTTTTCGGCCGGGTTCCTGATCTTCGCTGGCCTTGCGGTCGTCGCCTTCATCGGCGTGGCGCTGGTCAAGGCGCGGTGGCGGGCGACCTGGACCAGCGGCGCGCGCATCTGA
- the nadB gene encoding L-aspartate oxidase, whose protein sequence is MPITTYDVVIIGSGAAGLTAAINLAQDRKVLVLAKGALDGGSTNWAQGGIAAVLDAGDSFEAHVHDTMVAGAGLNDRATVEFVVSEAPAAIDRLAALGVPFNGGEEFGERWHLTREGGHSHRRIIHVDDATGHAVQVALLKAARANPNITLMEDMVAIDLITSRHGERYSGAGHVWGVYAFNKRTGRVDALLGRATILCTGGAGRTYLFSTAPRGATGDGIAMAWRAGCRVSNMEMNQFHPTCLYNLEVKNFLITEAVRGEGGHLKLPPGVPGGGERFMPRFDPREELAPRDVVARAIDHEIKRLGLDYVHLDISHKPPEFVKHHFPTIYARLLDLDIDITKEPIPVVPAQHYTCGGVVIDLDGRTDLPGLYAAGEVSESGLHGANRLASNSLLECFVFGEAAAKHIRANWDDLPAPPPIRPWDESRVTNGDEEVIVQHNWKEIRRFMWDYVGIVRTTKRLERAQHRIDLLAREVDDYYGNFRVTPDLIELRNLLEVARLVVRSALHRKESRGLHYTLDYPDMLDAAVDTVLAP, encoded by the coding sequence ATGCCCATCACCACCTACGACGTCGTCATCATCGGTTCCGGCGCAGCGGGCCTCACGGCCGCCATCAACCTGGCGCAGGACCGCAAGGTGCTGGTGCTGGCCAAGGGCGCGCTGGATGGCGGGTCGACCAACTGGGCGCAGGGCGGCATTGCTGCCGTACTCGACGCGGGTGACAGTTTCGAGGCGCATGTCCATGACACGATGGTCGCGGGCGCGGGCCTCAATGATCGGGCGACGGTCGAGTTCGTCGTGTCCGAAGCGCCCGCCGCGATCGACCGGCTGGCGGCGCTGGGCGTGCCCTTCAACGGCGGCGAGGAATTTGGCGAGCGCTGGCATCTGACGCGCGAGGGCGGGCATAGCCACCGCCGCATCATCCATGTCGATGACGCGACCGGCCATGCGGTGCAGGTCGCCTTGCTCAAGGCTGCGCGGGCCAACCCCAACATCACGCTGATGGAGGATATGGTCGCGATAGACCTCATCACCTCCCGCCATGGCGAGCGCTATTCGGGGGCGGGCCATGTCTGGGGCGTCTATGCGTTCAACAAGCGGACGGGGCGGGTCGATGCGCTGCTCGGTCGCGCGACCATCCTATGCACCGGCGGCGCGGGGCGCACCTATCTCTTCTCCACCGCGCCGCGCGGCGCGACCGGCGACGGCATCGCCATGGCCTGGCGCGCGGGATGCCGCGTGTCGAACATGGAGATGAACCAGTTTCATCCCACCTGCCTCTACAATTTGGAGGTCAAGAATTTCCTGATCACCGAAGCGGTGCGCGGCGAAGGCGGACATCTCAAGCTGCCCCCCGGCGTGCCGGGCGGCGGCGAGCGCTTCATGCCGCGCTTCGACCCGCGCGAGGAACTGGCGCCGCGCGACGTGGTGGCGCGCGCCATCGACCATGAGATCAAGCGGCTCGGCCTCGACTATGTCCATCTCGACATCAGCCACAAGCCGCCGGAATTTGTGAAGCATCACTTCCCGACCATCTATGCCCGGCTGCTGGACCTGGACATCGACATCACCAAGGAACCGATCCCGGTCGTGCCCGCGCAACATTATACCTGTGGTGGCGTGGTGATCGACCTGGACGGCCGCACCGACCTGCCCGGCCTTTATGCGGCGGGCGAAGTCAGCGAGAGCGGCCTGCACGGGGCCAACCGCCTCGCATCCAACTCGCTGCTCGAATGTTTCGTGTTCGGCGAAGCGGCGGCCAAGCATATCCGCGCCAATTGGGACGACCTGCCCGCCCCGCCGCCGATCCGGCCGTGGGACGAAAGCCGCGTCACCAATGGTGACGAGGAAGTCATCGTCCAGCATAATTGGAAGGAAATCCGCCGCTTCATGTGGGATTATGTCGGCATCGTCCGCACCACCAAGCGGCTGGAACGCGCCCAGCATCGCATCGACCTGCTGGCGCGGGAAGTGGACGATTACTATGGCAATTTCCGCGTCACGCCAGACCTGATCGAATTGCGCAACCTGCTGGAAGTCGCGCGGCTGGTGGTCCGATCGGCGCTGCATCGCAAGGAAAGCCGCGGCCTCCACTATACGCTCGACTATCCCGACATGCTGGACGCGGCGGTCGACACGGTGCTGGCGCCGTAA
- a CDS encoding ANTAR domain-containing response regulator: MRIVIIDDSGLRATVLEEGLREAGYDDIHIVPPRGAFVARLERMAPDVVLMDLGSPSRDTLEEMLIVSRALAKPIAMFVDQSDDAMIGAAIDAGVSAYVVDGLRKERVKPVLELAVRRFNAFAKMQNELDEARTALSDRKIIDRAKSILMNQRSLSEQDAYALLRSAAMNQGKKIVEVAQALITASELLGGGV, encoded by the coding sequence ATGCGAATCGTCATCATCGACGACAGCGGGCTGCGCGCGACGGTTCTGGAGGAGGGGCTGCGCGAGGCGGGCTATGACGATATTCATATCGTGCCACCGCGCGGCGCTTTCGTCGCGCGGCTCGAACGCATGGCGCCCGACGTCGTGCTGATGGATCTGGGCAGCCCCAGCCGCGATACGCTGGAGGAAATGCTCATCGTCAGCCGGGCGCTGGCCAAGCCGATCGCGATGTTCGTGGACCAGTCCGACGATGCGATGATCGGCGCGGCGATCGATGCCGGGGTGTCCGCCTATGTGGTGGATGGGCTGCGCAAGGAGCGGGTCAAGCCGGTGCTGGAACTGGCGGTGCGGCGGTTCAACGCCTTTGCCAAGATGCAGAACGAGTTGGACGAGGCGCGCACCGCGCTGTCGGATCGCAAGATCATCGACCGCGCCAAGTCGATCCTGATGAACCAGCGGTCGCTCAGCGAGCAGGATGCCTATGCGTTGCTGCGGTCGGCGGCGATGAACCAGGGCAAGAAGATCGTGGAGGTGGCGCAAGCGCTGATCACCGCCAGCGAGTTGTTGGGAGGGGGAGTATGA
- a CDS encoding endonuclease domain-containing protein codes for MGEAPSVPPPAGGRGLGGGPARPFKQRATLRAKALRNSSTAPEQLLWQCLKGRKLGQKFSRQMPVGPYFADFLCRELKFIIELDGTSHDQNVQHDIQRDAYCRSLGFQILRISNDDVMTNLEGVVSHIKAILAQAHPQPLPPAGGE; via the coding sequence ATGGGTGAGGCACCTTCTGTCCCCCCTCCCGCAGGCGGGAGGGGGCTAGGGGGTGGGCCAGCGCGACCTTTCAAGCAGCGCGCTACTCTTCGCGCGAAGGCATTACGCAACAGCTCTACCGCGCCGGAGCAATTGCTTTGGCAATGCTTGAAAGGTCGAAAATTAGGGCAGAAATTCAGCCGCCAAATGCCGGTTGGGCCTTATTTCGCTGACTTTCTCTGTCGAGAACTGAAATTCATCATCGAACTTGACGGCACGAGCCACGATCAAAACGTCCAGCATGACATACAGCGTGATGCTTATTGCCGTTCACTCGGCTTCCAAATCTTGCGCATTTCCAATGACGATGTGATGACAAACCTCGAAGGCGTGGTGTCGCACATCAAAGCGATCCTTGCGCAGGCCCACCCCCAACCCCTCCCGCCTGCGGGAGGGGAGTAA